Genomic DNA from Oryza sativa Japonica Group chromosome 5, ASM3414082v1:
CACCATTATATTCGACAAAGACCTACAGTAAAATGGTACTTCCTCTGGCCCAATTTATAAATTTCTGTGTTCAGCTTTAAttatctgtcttatttaaaaaattttatgattagtatttttattgttattagatgataaaacatgaatagtattttatgcgtgacttaaatttttaattttttaaaaaaaatttaaatacgacggacgattaaagttgaaCACAGATACTCATAACTGGAGGGAGTTAATCGCTAAGCTCACTGGATTCCTAATTGAAATGCATGTGTATGCCTAATATTTATGAGGGTTGTGTTTGGCACTCGTATTTCTCAACTTCTCCCTTATTTTCACGTGTACGTTTTCTGAACTTTTAAATAgtatgttttttaatatatatatatatatatatatatatatatatatatatatatatatatatatatatatatatatatatatatatatataagatctatttttcaagtcaTTTTAGCTAAAAACTTAATGGATTATGCACTAATAAACAACCTCGTCTTCTAAGCGAGATGAATGAGTTAGCAACCTGTACTCCTGATACACCCTTGTATTTGAATTAGGTTTATGGATTTTGTGGATGTAGTGAACTACTGGAATTAAAAGAAATTCgacaaaaaaaacatctccATAAACTCAAGATAAatccatgaaaaaaatttcTACAAGCTCTAGTAAATAAATCCAACACGAAGAACAAATTAAACGAACTCCaactcaaacaaaaaaaaaactttagatgAGACATCATTGATTCATGTTAactttttttggaaaaataaattGATATTATTAAGCTTTCTTTTATGCAAAACAAATTGTTGTTTTTGGATGGTCCAAAGTAAAGCAAGCACAAACTACAAGTCATCGGCTCGTTAAGGTTCGACTCGTTTGAGCTAAACGGACAACTGTTTGAGCTAAACGGACAATTCACGAGCTGGCATATAAGCTTACGAGCTAAATGCCTAGTGACTCATTAGGAGTACGGCTCCGTTTGGCTAATGGGTTATACCCATTGGGAAATGGATATAATATCCTGGTAGGATGTGGTGGTAGTTTATACGAAGGAAAATTTTATCCCATATTTGGTTGGATGGATTGGAAAAGGAAGTTTCTAGAAGAATGACTAAAATACCCCTTCAAACTATGCTAAATGAGTAAACAAACAGCACAGCTATTAGCTATAAGTTCAAATGGTGAGGGTAATTCAATAATTTTTCCTAGTAGTCAATCCACCCTCAAATCAAGCAGGATTCTATATCCCACTCCCATCCACACCCAAACAGTagaaatatgaaaaatggaaataaCATCCATTTCCCACACTCCTCATCCCATTTGCCAAACAGAGCCTACGAGTTCAGGTCGATGTAAACTCTACTCCTAGCCATTGCAAAAGTGAGTTGTGACAAATGTTAAATTTCGTTTAGATGTATCTTCTGTTACATTAGACCGTTCGCAAAATTCTGACAGCATAGTACATGAAGCTACcggaaaaaaaataccaaatTGGTACCGCTTGACATATGATATGCGCATGACAATACCGATGTAGCTTGAGCGCGAATGAACGCATAGATTCGACACAGAACTTGACAAAAACACAAAACAGGACAGTTCAACAGGCATCCGTCACATAAAAACGCAAACCCAAATCATCAGCGTGCTCGAAACAAATGAATTGTGCACAGTTCAAAACATAAAGATTTATGAACTTTAGCAGTTCTGTTAGAAGCTTGCTGGTACCATTCAGGTAACATTGACAAAAATTGCAAGTGCTCCCATGAAGAAAATGCTTTTGCAGCAGAGgaagaaaacagaaaattcTAGGCATGGGAAACCCCAGTGGCAGAATGTACATCATACTCATTATTTGAAATGCTTCCGCTTAAATGCTCAAAACATTTTAATGAAAGTAAGAAACAGTGGTCCCTCAGTTGACAACATCAAGGACCAGCTTGCGTGACTTCAGGACGGACCACCTCATGCGACGGTAGTATGCGGCTTGGAGAAGTGCAAGTGACAGTAGGAAGATCCATTTCACTCCCATCTACATCAAATTAGAGTAGGTTGGTATTAGGAAATATTGCGAATtgaaagtaatatataaatggACAAAAGTTGAGCTGATTACCAGTTTCCTCTCTTCCATCTCAGGTTCAGCTGCCCATGACAAGAACGAAACGACATCCTTGCCCATCTGTGGTAGAGGATGACAACAATCATGCTTAGGCCCTTAATGCTAACCCAACATGTCACAACTGTAAGAGCCCAACAACGCATTAGAAACTTACCTGGGCTTCAGTGGCAGGAGTACCATCTTCATATTCAACAGCTCCATCTATAAGCATCTTGGGCATAGCTATGGCACCACCAGGGAAGTAGGGATTGTAATGCAAACCCTCACGGATCTAGAATACAAATCAACCAGAGAGTTTACTAATGTTGCACACTGCAGAAAGCAAATAACAGAACACAACCAGCTTGAAAAATTACAGCTAGAAAAATAACACTTCGTGGGACAGGTTAGGTTTTTTTCAAAATAGAGTTCAACATCATAATTATGAACAAAAATAGTGATTATGTAGTGAATTCCAAACAATAACTGACAACAAATGAGAGGCTGAATAATTGTAAATTAACAGAGAAAACACTCAAACAACAATGGGACAACACAACTTGAAGCTGAGCACCTCCAAGTTCAACCAGTATTGCAATTACAGAGTTACAACAGTGTCAAATTTGATGTCAATATCATGTGTCTGTAAAATATGTATCCCTGTGACACAAGTGATTCAATCCACATGCAAGAGCATCTTTATTGTTTGTAAAGGAATTAAGGGCGATACACATAGCAAGTAGCAACTGCAAATGCCTAAGGTATAACTGACAGAGAATGAGATTTACCTGAACACCGGCAGGTGGATCACGGTAACCAGTAAGAAGAGCAAACACATAGTTCTGGCCATTGTGCCTTGCCTGAACATACGGAGTCAAACAGTAAATTACAACTTGAAGGTGGAAGATTAAACAATGCAACGCCAATGGCATAAAATATCATTACCTTCGTGATAAGACTGAGATCTGGTGGGTATGCCCCACCATTTGCAAAACGGGCTGCTTGCTCATTTGGATATGGTTGTGGGAACCGGTCACTTAACTTACCAGGACGTGTGAACATTTCACCCTCATCATTAGGACCATCAACCACCTCAATCTCAGCAGCCATAGCCTTTGTTTCTTCTTCAGTGTAGGCCACACCAACCAAATCTCGGTACGAAATTAATGACATGGAATGGCAAGAGGCACACACTTGTGTATAAACTTGATGTCCACGCCGAATACTGATCATAGAAGTGTTCAAATATAAGACAATGAGTAAACAGCAAGAATAGGGTAGTAGTGGTTAAAAGGATTTTCTTGGGAGCAAAAGAATATTGTGATTCTTTTCGCTATCCTACTGGGAAACTAAATTGGTGAAGTAGGTTTGAAGGATTGGGGTAACCAAGAGCATGGATCAATTAATAATAACCAAATACCGTATGCAAAGACTCTGAAATATTGCAATGAGCTAAACTCTATTTTGTAAGGAAGTTGAAAAAGGATGACTCACGATGCATGGTCATAAGAGCTAAGAATGCCAGCATGTGGCCAGGGATATTCAGCTGCTGCCAAACCATGCTCAGCTTCATCTGCAGAAGCTATTGTAGCAAAGCTTAAAAGACCAGAAGCACCAACTCCAAGAAGAGCCAATGCTCTCAGTCCAGCGGAGGATTCTTCATGCTTTATCCGGAACGAGGATAGCAGAGATGAGCCCTGAAAACATGATTataatgttttaaaaaaaagcaggTCACCACACTAAAAAGGAGATGATCATGGGTACTGAAACTTATGGTGAACAAATGGTTACTGTCAGATTATAAACTTTGTCAAAATTAGGATAAGTAGTTGATATCATGGTCTAATTACTCAACCAGAACAGCAAAAATAAGCATTGTATGCATAATGCAGGTTTAACTGTAAAAAGTAGAATAAAGATCAATCCTGCCAAACAGAAACCCCTAAAAACTGTGCAGTAGTAACTAGTAAGAATGTGAACTGTGATTTCTTTCCAAAACCCCATCTGATACATTTCACGTTATAGTGATGTCCGGTAATACCTTTCTACATGCCATTTCAATAATCAATTCAAGATTGGTATACCATAACATTTCATACAGGCATCAGAcagaaaataaatattaaaaagatTGGTAAGCGATCGGTTTTTGACAGAagtaatacaaaataaatagtTCATTAAAATTCTTACTGAGGACTGATTATGGAGTGTTCTCCGTAGGAGCTGGTTAATGCCCCGACCAGCAGCCATCCAGGATACTGCATCAAATATTGAAAACTGAGATGTACAATAAAAGAGGTTATGGCATCATAATTAGTAGAAGCAACTGTGCATATTTCATTTACAGTATCTAACCATCCAAGTGGAGTGAATTTGAGTAATAACCAGGAGGATTCACCGCAAATTtacaccctccgtcccaaaaagaatcAACTTATGGAGATAAATCTGGACATGCATTTGTCTAGATTTGTCCccagaagttggttttttctggaacggagggagtatatgtcagAAAATCAACCCCCAATGTCAAAATTAAAACAACTGaatggtatttttttattaactcATGAAAAGAAATAAGCATACATTTGGTGCCATGCATTACAATCTCTGAAAAAAACTGTTTAAATTGACCTTACTGCAGACCTTAACTTACTACATACTTGCTCCTTGAAAGAAGTATGTATGCTATCTCACCACAATGCTCTACCTAAACAAGTTACACAGGTCGAAAAAGGGAACCTTGTTATTGCATAGACAAAGCATAGATTTGATTGTCTAGCTACAACCCCTAGCCCCCTTCTTATATGCAAACCGTGGAAGACCGCGTAATAGCAACTAGGCCAATTTATCCATCTATGTGGTTAACACAAGACCATTATATCAATAACCTAATTAGAGGATAGTGCTGTTACTGCATTTGCAGAAGACCTAATGCATGCACGTAAACCATGACGGCAACATCCTATATTGATGTGCCTATAGTGACATACCTGACATATCGATATCATGTAAACTAATTTGCTAAAAGTAGGATGAAGATAGTGAAAGACATATGGTGCAAAACTTTTATC
This window encodes:
- the LOC4338350 gene encoding cytochrome c1-2, heme protein, mitochondrial, with the translated sequence MAAGRGINQLLRRTLHNQSSGSSLLSSFRIKHEESSAGLRALALLGVGASGLLSFATIASADEAEHGLAAAEYPWPHAGILSSYDHASIRRGHQVYTQVCASCHSMSLISYRDLVGVAYTEEETKAMAAEIEVVDGPNDEGEMFTRPGKLSDRFPQPYPNEQAARFANGGAYPPDLSLITKARHNGQNYVFALLTGYRDPPAGVQIREGLHYNPYFPGGAIAMPKMLIDGAVEYEDGTPATEAQMGKDVVSFLSWAAEPEMEERKLMGVKWIFLLSLALLQAAYYRRMRWSVLKSRKLVLDVVN